A window from Halopelagius inordinatus encodes these proteins:
- a CDS encoding DUF7120 family protein — protein sequence MPVVEVSLPDELLSEFEHLVDEEFVTEEQAVEELLSMGIDAYNVDVVDDSPPGDDFMEGAENNLFDTADDPGNIEDDRL from the coding sequence ATGCCCGTTGTCGAAGTGTCGCTCCCCGACGAACTGCTCAGCGAATTCGAACACCTCGTAGACGAGGAGTTCGTAACAGAGGAACAAGCCGTAGAGGAACTGCTCAGTATGGGCATCGACGCGTACAACGTCGACGTCGTCGACGACTCGCCCCCGGGCGACGACTTCATGGAAGGCGCAGAGAACAACCTGTTCGACACCGCGGACGACCCCGGAAACATCGAAGACGACCGCCTCTGA
- a CDS encoding bacterio-opsin activator domain-containing protein: MSTGSATQSSEIRVSLVGDDSHAETVRVLLRNDASLDVQPPGSESEPGQTDETDCLVCTSADSAEAVCGRDETTPVVVALADPDREQTARAYRAGATSVVESSDRLPRQVAWVAGGRGVVADALDTSDAVDTASAFGDAVCVLDHRWRVRRSTAAFDDLFDVPRPAADGLSLWTVHSDPSPVERHCWEAVLTGTSQEFETGVGEGRRATVSVVPFDDGVALRYRDVTEAVETRESLDQYQRILETIDDGIYTLDDNFCITDVNEAVVEMTGYSREELVGSFATMLADESIIAEADTVIQDILTGGQDDGRLDVELRTADGNLIPVETRFSALQFADGTHGSVGVIRDISDRKRYERTLHALNSSAHELFAADTKHGVGDIVFDTATEILELDSVVVYLYDEGAGRLDPVACGGPVDLPTIGPGDGALWNCFVDGTSVSLDVSDPANCEWDALESADDTDEASGGSVAVPLGEHGLLATVSSPDGMTRGQATLTNLLAANAEAALDRVSRSVELERRKEELSRRNEELTSLNRFNELLREVNRVLVEADTREAIEQAVCEQLVDGPSIAFAWIGALDRGEETMVPRAWAGSERGYLDCLSADPEEFSTEPSLVAAREGETTVVDNVGRHIQRHGWRRDALTREFASVASIPLTYHEFGYGVLTVYATEPDAFDEQTRLMFEELGVTTANAINGADAKESLHTESIIELDVSVTSPNSPLHRISQSVGGEIRLEGSVRQSSGAMLVYMTIVDAEMDADALASLTAVEDVRVIAERDEETLVEAQLSADTLPSRLADLGAAVKRLTSSEQSLDVSVELPPQSDVREFVETLQESYPGTELSAKRTSEKSAETSQSFRANVRDNLTSRQFEVLRTAYFSGYFQWPRDRTASELADSLGVSQPTFSRHLRVAEQKLLDDLLGE, translated from the coding sequence ATGAGTACCGGGTCTGCTACGCAGTCGTCCGAGATTCGAGTGAGTCTCGTCGGCGACGATTCGCACGCAGAGACCGTTCGCGTCCTTCTGCGGAACGACGCTTCTCTCGACGTTCAGCCGCCCGGTTCCGAATCTGAACCGGGCCAGACCGACGAAACCGATTGTTTAGTCTGTACGAGCGCGGATTCTGCGGAGGCCGTCTGCGGACGCGACGAGACGACGCCCGTCGTGGTCGCTCTCGCGGACCCAGACAGAGAACAGACTGCGCGTGCGTACCGGGCGGGAGCGACGAGCGTCGTCGAATCGAGCGACAGACTACCGCGGCAGGTGGCGTGGGTCGCCGGTGGGCGGGGCGTCGTCGCCGACGCCCTCGACACGTCGGACGCAGTCGACACCGCTTCGGCGTTCGGCGACGCCGTCTGCGTCCTCGACCACCGGTGGCGGGTGCGGCGTTCGACGGCGGCGTTCGACGATCTGTTCGACGTTCCGCGGCCCGCGGCCGACGGTCTCTCTCTTTGGACCGTCCACTCGGACCCCTCTCCCGTCGAGCGACACTGCTGGGAGGCGGTTCTCACCGGTACGTCGCAGGAGTTCGAGACGGGAGTCGGCGAGGGCCGACGCGCGACCGTGAGCGTGGTCCCGTTCGACGACGGCGTCGCACTCCGATACCGCGACGTGACCGAGGCCGTCGAGACGCGCGAGTCACTCGACCAGTACCAGCGCATCTTAGAGACCATCGACGACGGCATCTACACGCTCGACGACAACTTCTGCATCACGGATGTGAACGAGGCGGTCGTCGAGATGACGGGGTACTCGCGCGAGGAACTCGTCGGGTCGTTCGCGACGATGCTGGCCGACGAGTCGATCATAGCCGAGGCGGACACCGTCATCCAAGACATCCTGACCGGCGGGCAGGACGACGGACGACTCGACGTGGAACTACGGACCGCAGACGGCAACCTGATCCCCGTCGAGACGCGCTTTTCCGCGCTCCAGTTCGCCGACGGGACGCACGGTTCGGTCGGCGTCATCCGCGACATCAGCGACAGGAAACGCTACGAACGGACACTCCACGCTCTCAACAGTTCGGCGCACGAACTGTTCGCCGCGGACACGAAGCACGGCGTCGGCGACATCGTGTTCGACACGGCGACGGAGATTCTCGAACTGGATTCGGTCGTCGTCTACCTCTACGACGAGGGGGCGGGTCGCCTCGACCCCGTCGCCTGCGGGGGTCCGGTCGACCTCCCCACCATCGGGCCCGGAGACGGGGCCCTCTGGAACTGCTTCGTCGACGGCACGTCGGTTTCGCTGGACGTGAGCGACCCCGCGAACTGCGAGTGGGACGCGCTCGAATCGGCGGACGACACCGATGAAGCGTCCGGCGGGAGCGTCGCGGTTCCGCTCGGCGAACACGGCCTGTTGGCCACCGTCTCCTCGCCCGACGGGATGACGCGGGGGCAGGCCACCCTGACGAATCTGTTGGCCGCGAACGCGGAGGCCGCGCTCGACCGGGTGAGCCGGTCGGTCGAACTCGAACGCCGCAAGGAGGAACTCTCGCGGCGCAACGAGGAACTGACGAGTCTCAACCGGTTCAACGAACTCCTACGGGAGGTCAACCGCGTCCTCGTGGAGGCGGACACCCGCGAGGCGATAGAACAGGCGGTCTGTGAACAACTCGTCGACGGTCCGTCCATCGCCTTCGCGTGGATCGGGGCACTCGACCGCGGCGAGGAGACGATGGTCCCGCGCGCGTGGGCCGGAAGCGAACGGGGCTATCTCGACTGTCTCTCCGCCGACCCCGAGGAGTTCTCGACCGAACCGAGCCTCGTCGCCGCCCGAGAGGGCGAGACGACGGTCGTCGACAACGTCGGTCGGCACATCCAGCGTCACGGCTGGCGGCGCGACGCCCTCACTCGGGAGTTCGCCTCCGTCGCGAGTATCCCCCTCACGTACCACGAGTTCGGGTACGGCGTGTTGACCGTCTACGCGACGGAACCGGACGCCTTCGACGAACAGACCCGACTGATGTTCGAGGAACTCGGCGTCACGACGGCCAACGCCATCAACGGGGCCGACGCGAAAGAGTCGCTTCACACCGAATCGATAATCGAACTCGACGTCAGCGTGACGAGTCCGAACTCTCCGCTGCACCGTATCTCACAGAGCGTCGGCGGAGAGATACGCCTCGAAGGGAGCGTCCGGCAGAGTTCCGGCGCGATGTTGGTCTACATGACGATCGTCGACGCCGAGATGGACGCCGACGCTCTCGCTTCGCTGACGGCCGTCGAGGACGTCCGCGTGATAGCCGAACGGGACGAGGAGACGCTGGTGGAAGCGCAGTTGTCCGCAGACACACTCCCGTCGCGACTCGCGGATTTGGGTGCCGCGGTCAAGCGTCTCACGTCCTCCGAGCAGTCCCTCGACGTCTCCGTGGAACTCCCCCCGCAGTCGGACGTCCGCGAGTTCGTCGAGACGCTCCAAGAGTCGTACCCGGGGACCGAACTGAGCGCAAAGCGGACCAGCGAGAAGTCCGCCGAAACCTCGCAATCGTTCCGAGCGAACGTGCGCGACAACCTGACGAGCCGACAGTTCGAGGTGCTTCGGACCGCCTACTTCTCGGGGTACTTCCAGTGGCCGCGCGACCGGACGGCGAGCGAACTCGCAGATTCGCTCGGCGTCTCTCAACCAACCTTCTCTCGCCACCTCCGGGTCGCAGAACAGAAACTCCTCGACGACCTGTTGGGCGAGTAG